Proteins encoded by one window of Cannabis sativa cultivar Pink pepper isolate KNU-18-1 chromosome 4, ASM2916894v1, whole genome shotgun sequence:
- the LOC115715003 gene encoding heavy metal-associated isoprenylated plant protein 23 → MGVGGTLEYLSDLMGSGHKHKKKKQLQTVDLKVRMDCDGCELKVKKALSSLSGVKSVDINRKQQKVSVSGFVEASKVLKKAKSTGKKAEIWPYVPYNLVAQPYAAQSYDKKAPPGHVRKVENTATTGTVTRYDDPYITMFSDDNPNACSIM, encoded by the exons atgGGAGTTGGAGGAACTTTGGAGTATTTGTCTGATCTAATGGGAAGTGGCCATAAACACAAGAAGAAGAAGCAATTGCAGACAGTTGACCTGAAGGTGAGAATGGACTGTGATGGGTGTGAGCTTAAAGTTAAAAAGGCACTCTCTTCATTAAGTG GAGTTAAATCTGTGGACATAAACAGGAAGCAACAGAAAGTGAGTGTTAGTGGTTTTGTGGAAGCAAGCAAAGTGCTTAAGAAAGCCAAGTCAACAGGAAAAAAAGCAGAGATATGGCCTTATGTACCTTACAACCTAGTGGCTCAGCCTTATGCAGCTCAGTCTTACGACAAGAAAGCTCCTCCTGGTCATGTAAGGAAAGTTGAGAACACTGCCACAACTGGCACTGTTACAAGATATGATGACCCTTACATCACCATGTTCAGTGATGACAACCCAAATGCCTGTTCTATCATGTAG
- the LOC115714320 gene encoding aspartic proteinase-like protein 1 isoform X2, giving the protein MSLFWLHWMWEVICFGFHVTVFSVHHYHPVTIVVWCSSIFGASIMQDRDLNEYTPSGSNTSKHLSCSHQLCELGPNCKNPKQPCPYVVNYGTENTSTSGLLVEDILHLAAWKNGTSNTNNSVQAPVIVGCGMKQSGSYLDGIAPDGLMGLGLGEISVPSFLAKAGIVRNSFSLCFDENDSGRIFFGDLGPINQHSTSFLPSPSNGNYDTYIVGVQAFCIGNSCIKETNFKALVDTGTSFTFLPEDVYEKVSLEFDKRVNATKTSFDGYPWKYCYRTSSQASVKIPSVTLVFPANNSFVVYDPVFPVNSNEGVIGFCLAIQQGDEIGIIGQNFMTGYRMVFDREALKLGWSRSNCQDLSDAKGMNLTPPPKGTPANPLPTNEQQSNPGDIAVAPAVAGRAPSKPSAASSRITQWRFYLLRLSLLLLQFHIVLDCLVGSCFF; this is encoded by the exons GTGCTCCTCCATATTTGGGGCATCTATTATGCAGGATAGAGACTTGAATGAGTACACTCCATCTGGTTCAAACACCAGCAAGCATTTATCATGTAGTCACCAGTTATGTGAATTGGGTCCAAACTGCAAAAATCCCAAGCAACCATGCCCTTACGTAGTTAATTACGGCACAGAGAATACATCAACTTCTGGGTTGCTTGTTGAGGACATCTTACATCTTGCGGCATGGAAAAACGGCACATCAAACACAAACAATTCTGTTCAGGCACCTGTTATTGTCGG TTGTGGCATGAAGCAAAGTGGCAGTTACTTGGATGGAATTGCCCCTGATGGTCTCATGGGTTTAGGACTAGGAGAGATTTCAGTTCCTAGTTTCCTTGCCAAAGCAGGAATTGTGAGGAATTCTTTCTCATTGTGCTTTGATGAAAATGATTCTGGCCGAATATTCTTTGGTGACCTGGGACCTATCAATCAACATTCTACATCATTCCTTCCTTCACCTTCAAATGGCAACTA TGACACATACATTGTTGGGGTGCAAGCATTTTGTATTGGGAATTCTTGTATCAAGGAAACCAACTTTAAAGCACTGGTTGATACTGGGACATCATTTACTTTTCTTCCAGAAGATGTGTACGAAAAAGTTTCTTTGGAG TTCGACAAGCGAGTGAATGCTACAAAAACTAGTTTTGATGGGTATCCTTGGAAGTATTGCTACAGAACCAG CTCTCAAGCGTCAGTCAAAATTCCATCAGTTACACTAGTGTTTCCTGCAAACAACAGCTTTGTGGTCTATGATCCTGTTTTTCCAGTTAATAGCAATGAG GGAGTTATTGGATTTTGTTTAGCCATACAACAGGGAGATGAGATTGGAATAATCGGAC AGAACTTCATGACGGGATACCGAATGGTGTTTGATAGGGAAGCTTTAAAGTTAGGCTGGTCAAGATCAAATT GTCAAGATCTCAGTGATGCCAAGGGCATGAATCTTACACCTCCCCCAAAGGGGACACCAGCAAATCCATTACCGACAAATGAACAGCAGAGCAACCCTGGTGACATTGCAGTTGCTCCAGCCGTTGCTGGACGAGCTCCCTCCAAACCCTCAGCTGCCTCATCTCGGATCACTCAATGGCGGTTTTATTTGTTGAGACTATCACTGTTGCTTCTACAGTTTCATATTGTATTGGACTGTCTGGTTGGGAGTTGTTTTTTCTAG